Proteins encoded within one genomic window of Bacillus sp. 1NLA3E:
- a CDS encoding PIN/TRAM domain-containing protein, which translates to MLKRIIQACFLIIGGTLGIFLIPDLLKLINFDNIPLINNPYISAIFGALIFYLITFWAVDYFTDFMKWVEESLVRAPITDIIFGSVGLVFGLVVAFLIGFALNAIQVPVINTVAPILLTLLFGYLGYQVGFKKRDELSNLFSNKKKRAGDEESDKQELLTAMKILDTSVIIDGRIADICQTGFLEGTIVIPQFVLEELQHIADSSDVLKRNRGRRGLDILNRIQKELAIKVEIYEGDFEEIQEVDSKLVKLAKITNGVVVTNDFNLNKVCELQNVSVLNINDLANAVKPVVLPGEEMNVQVIKDGKEHNQGVAYLDDGTMIVVEDGRDYIGKRIDVLVTSVLQTSAGRMIFAKPKLLEKAL; encoded by the coding sequence ATGTTAAAACGAATTATTCAAGCTTGTTTTTTAATAATCGGGGGGACATTGGGTATTTTCTTAATCCCTGATTTATTGAAATTAATAAATTTTGACAACATTCCTCTAATCAACAATCCATATATATCCGCAATTTTTGGTGCACTTATTTTTTATCTTATTACCTTTTGGGCAGTAGATTATTTTACTGATTTTATGAAATGGGTAGAGGAATCTCTTGTCAGGGCTCCGATTACGGATATTATCTTTGGAAGTGTTGGTTTAGTTTTTGGTTTGGTGGTAGCTTTTTTAATAGGTTTTGCTTTAAATGCAATCCAAGTACCTGTTATTAATACAGTTGCTCCAATTTTATTAACATTATTATTTGGTTATTTAGGTTATCAAGTAGGTTTTAAAAAGCGTGATGAATTATCAAACTTATTTTCAAACAAGAAGAAGAGGGCTGGGGATGAGGAGTCTGATAAACAGGAGCTCCTAACCGCCATGAAAATATTAGATACTAGCGTGATTATTGATGGAAGAATAGCTGATATTTGTCAGACCGGTTTTTTGGAAGGAACCATTGTGATTCCGCAATTTGTGTTAGAGGAATTACAGCATATTGCTGATTCATCTGATGTATTAAAACGAAATCGCGGTCGAAGAGGCCTTGATATTTTAAACCGGATTCAAAAGGAATTGGCTATTAAAGTTGAAATTTATGAAGGCGATTTTGAAGAAATTCAAGAAGTTGATAGCAAGCTAGTAAAATTAGCGAAAATAACAAACGGTGTTGTTGTTACGAATGATTTTAATTTAAACAAGGTTTGCGAATTGCAAAATGTTTCAGTCCTAAATATTAATGATTTAGCCAATGCGGTAAAACCGGTTGTTTTACCAGGGGAAGAAATGAATGTTCAAGTTATTAAAGATGGAAAAGAACACAATCAAGGTGTTGCTTACTTGGATGATGGAACGATGATTGTGGTCGAGGACGGTCGAGATTATATAGGAAAGCGGATCGACGTTCTTGTTACAAGTGTCTTGCAAACTTCTGCAGGAAGAATGATTTTTGCAAAACCAAAATTGCTTGAAAAAGCGCTATAA
- the ispD gene encoding 2-C-methyl-D-erythritol 4-phosphate cytidylyltransferase: MGYQVVIPAAGQGKRMRAGKNKLLLPLNGIPVLIHTLLVFEEDEDCDGIVLAIQPSDELEFSKLIKKYKINKVLSFASGGNERQDSVYNALQAVKSEGIVLVHDGARPFIHEETIHLVTAAAQKDGAAVVAVPVKDTIKKVHDKKIVETVERSSLWAVQTPQAFRISILLDAHHCAQREGFLGTDEASLVERIPYSITIVEGSYDNIKLTTPEDLYFADAIIRKRQSIGR; this comes from the coding sequence ATGGGTTATCAGGTTGTAATCCCGGCAGCTGGTCAAGGGAAAAGAATGAGAGCGGGGAAAAATAAGCTTCTTCTTCCTTTGAACGGAATACCTGTACTGATTCATACCTTATTGGTTTTTGAAGAAGATGAGGACTGTGATGGTATCGTTTTGGCTATTCAGCCGAGCGATGAGTTAGAGTTTTCAAAACTTATCAAGAAATATAAAATTAATAAAGTTCTATCATTTGCATCTGGTGGGAATGAGCGGCAGGATAGTGTCTACAATGCCCTCCAAGCGGTAAAGTCTGAAGGGATTGTTCTTGTTCATGATGGAGCAAGGCCGTTTATTCATGAAGAAACAATCCACCTAGTCACAGCCGCTGCCCAAAAGGATGGTGCAGCAGTTGTGGCAGTTCCGGTAAAGGATACGATAAAAAAGGTGCATGATAAAAAAATCGTGGAAACCGTTGAACGTTCCAGCTTGTGGGCTGTCCAAACCCCACAAGCTTTTCGTATTTCCATCTTACTAGATGCACATCATTGTGCTCAAAGGGAAGGTTTCCTTGGTACAGATGAAGCCAGTTTAGTAGAAAGAATTCCCTACAGTATTACTATTGTTGAAGGAAGCTACGACAATATTAAGCTAACTACACCTGAGGATTTGTACTTTGCTGATGCAATAATAAGAAAACGTCAATCAATAGGACGTTAA
- the ispF gene encoding 2-C-methyl-D-erythritol 2,4-cyclodiphosphate synthase, producing the protein MFRIGQGFDVHQLTEGRPLIIGGIAIPYEKGLLGHSDADVLLHTIADALLGAIGAGDIGKHFPDTDPAFKNADSAHLLEHVYQIVKEAGYEVVNADCTIIAQKPKMAPYIEPMKSRIAEILQVANNQINVKATTTEKLGFAGREEGIAAQAVVLLKRVL; encoded by the coding sequence ATGTTTCGGATCGGACAAGGCTTTGATGTTCATCAATTAACAGAGGGTCGCCCCCTTATTATCGGGGGAATAGCCATTCCATACGAGAAAGGCTTATTAGGCCACTCAGATGCCGATGTGCTTTTACATACTATTGCTGATGCTCTCCTTGGTGCTATTGGAGCAGGAGATATCGGAAAACATTTCCCAGATACTGATCCGGCTTTTAAAAATGCTGATTCAGCACATCTTTTAGAGCATGTATATCAAATTGTTAAAGAAGCAGGTTATGAGGTAGTTAACGCAGATTGTACGATTATTGCTCAGAAGCCGAAAATGGCGCCATATATTGAGCCTATGAAGAGTAGAATAGCTGAGATATTACAAGTAGCCAATAATCAAATAAATGTAAAAGCTACGACAACCGAAAAGCTAGGCTTTGCAGGACGCGAGGAAGGGATTGCTGCTCAAGCTGTAGTTTTATTAAAAAGGGTACTTTAG
- the gltX gene encoding glutamate--tRNA ligase, whose translation MSKNIRVRYAPSPTGHLHIGNARTALFNYLFARNLGGKFIIRIEDTDQKRNIEGGEQSQLKYLKWLGMDWDESIDVGGEYGPYRQSERNDIYEKHFNDLLEKGQAYKCYCTEAELEAEREEQTAKGDTPAYSGKCRHLTEEDRAKLEAEGRKPSIRFLVPQGKVYSFDDMVKGVVSFESEGIGDFVIVKKDGIPTYNFAVTVDDYLMDISHVLRGDDHISNTPKQLMIYEALGWEPPVFGHMTLIVNESRKKLSKRDESIIQFIEQYEQLGYIPEALFNFIALLGWSPTGEEEIFSKEELIEIFDAKRLSKSPALFDQLKLTWMNNQYMKKVELDQTVSLALPHLINAGLVKEQMDEQESQWVRSLISLYQDQMSYGAEIVELSKLFFKEDVTYDEEAMSVISEEQVPEVLKAFIEKIAELPELSAPEISASIKAVQKETGHKGKKLFMPIRVAATGQTHGPDLPKAIALIGKENIIKRFNNILSK comes from the coding sequence ATGTCAAAAAATATTCGTGTACGCTATGCGCCTAGTCCAACTGGGCACTTACATATTGGTAATGCTCGTACGGCACTGTTTAATTACTTATTTGCCCGGAATCTTGGGGGAAAATTCATCATCCGTATCGAGGATACTGACCAAAAACGTAATATTGAGGGTGGAGAGCAGAGCCAATTAAAATATTTGAAATGGCTTGGAATGGACTGGGATGAAAGTATTGACGTTGGTGGGGAATACGGACCATACCGTCAATCTGAACGAAACGATATATATGAAAAACACTTCAACGATCTTCTTGAAAAAGGTCAAGCATATAAATGCTATTGTACCGAAGCAGAGCTTGAGGCAGAAAGAGAAGAACAAACTGCGAAAGGCGATACACCTGCCTATTCGGGAAAATGCCGTCATTTAACAGAAGAGGATCGTGCAAAGTTAGAAGCTGAAGGAAGAAAGCCAAGTATTCGTTTTCTAGTTCCTCAAGGGAAAGTTTACTCTTTTGATGATATGGTAAAAGGTGTTGTTTCTTTCGAATCTGAAGGAATCGGTGACTTTGTTATTGTGAAAAAAGACGGGATTCCAACCTATAATTTTGCTGTCACTGTCGATGATTATTTAATGGACATCTCACATGTCCTACGTGGAGATGACCATATATCTAATACACCGAAACAACTAATGATTTATGAAGCATTAGGGTGGGAGCCGCCTGTTTTTGGGCACATGACCTTAATTGTTAATGAGAGCAGAAAGAAATTAAGTAAACGTGATGAAAGTATTATTCAGTTTATTGAGCAATATGAGCAACTAGGATATATTCCTGAAGCATTATTTAACTTTATTGCCTTGCTTGGCTGGTCACCTACTGGTGAGGAAGAAATTTTTTCAAAAGAAGAGTTAATAGAGATTTTTGATGCAAAACGTCTATCAAAGTCTCCTGCCTTGTTTGATCAGTTGAAGTTAACTTGGATGAACAATCAATATATGAAAAAAGTGGAGCTTGACCAAACTGTATCGCTAGCATTGCCACATCTAATTAACGCCGGACTCGTTAAAGAGCAAATGGACGAGCAGGAAAGCCAGTGGGTACGAAGCCTAATTTCTCTATATCAAGACCAAATGAGTTATGGGGCGGAAATTGTCGAGCTTTCCAAGTTGTTTTTTAAAGAAGATGTAACGTATGATGAGGAAGCTATGTCTGTTATTTCGGAAGAGCAGGTTCCAGAAGTTTTGAAAGCATTTATAGAGAAAATTGCTGAATTACCAGAGCTTTCAGCACCAGAAATTAGTGCTTCGATTAAAGCGGTTCAAAAGGAAACAGGGCATAAAGGGAAAAAATTATTTATGCCAATAAGAGTGGCTGCCACTGGACAAACCCATGGACCAGATTTACCAAAGGCGATCGCTTTGATTGGAAAAGAGAATATCATAAAAAGATTTAATAATATTTTAAGCAAATAA
- the cysE gene encoding serine O-acetyltransferase, protein MEESFIDLTKGESAMFKVLKEDLEVIFEQDPAARTYVEVILTYSGLHAIWSHRLAHGLYKRKLYFIARVISQISRFFTGIEIHPGATIGRRFFIDHGMGVVIGETCEIGNNVTVYQGVTLGGTGKEKGKRHPTVKDNALIATGAKVLGSITIGENSKIGAGAIVLNDVPQNSTVVGIKGRVVVQDGVRIKKDLNYKDLPDPIADRFKELSDEIERLKEELDVLHKERSH, encoded by the coding sequence ATAGAGGAATCTTTCATTGACCTTACAAAGGGAGAGAGTGCAATGTTTAAAGTATTAAAAGAGGATTTAGAAGTCATTTTTGAACAGGACCCGGCAGCCAGGACCTATGTAGAAGTTATACTAACCTACTCTGGATTGCATGCAATTTGGTCACACCGATTGGCGCATGGACTTTATAAAAGAAAACTTTATTTTATTGCTCGTGTCATTTCACAGATAAGTCGCTTTTTCACAGGGATTGAAATTCATCCTGGTGCTACAATCGGGAGGAGATTCTTTATTGACCATGGCATGGGTGTTGTAATTGGAGAAACGTGTGAAATAGGGAATAATGTAACTGTATATCAGGGAGTAACATTGGGCGGTACTGGAAAAGAAAAGGGTAAGCGACATCCGACAGTTAAGGATAATGCACTCATTGCTACTGGAGCAAAAGTTCTAGGCTCGATTACAATTGGTGAAAACTCAAAAATTGGGGCAGGAGCAATTGTGCTTAACGATGTTCCTCAGAATTCCACTGTCGTTGGAATAAAAGGAAGAGTAGTTGTCCAAGACGGTGTACGCATTAAAAAGGATCTTAATTACAAAGATTTACCGGACCCAATTGCGGATCGTTTTAAAGAATTAAGTGATGAAATCGAACGACTAAAAGAGGAATTAGATGTGTTGCATAAGGAAAGGAGTCATTAA
- the cysS gene encoding cysteine--tRNA ligase, with translation MTIQIYNTLTRKKEEFVPIEPGKIKMYVCGPTVYNYIHIGNARPAIVFDTVRRYFEFRGFDVQFISNFTDVDDKLIKAAKTLGEDVPTIANRFIDAYFEDVSALGCKQANVHPRVTENMDIIIDFISELVDKGFAYESAGDVYFRTRKFEGYGKLSHQSIDELKVGARIDVGEKKQDDLDFALWKAAKAGEIAWESPWGMGRPGWHIECSAMAKKYLGDTIDIHAGGQDLTFPHHENEIAQSEALSGKPFARYWMHNGYINIDNEKMSKSLGNFVLVHDIIKKHAPEVVRFFMLSVHYRNPINYSDELLENTKAALERLKTSYQNLKHRIDASTNLTENDQEWIGKISDLQGEFIREMDDDINTANGISVLFELSKQANYYLLEKNTSTEVINAFTSLFEKLFGVLGLSLENQELLDIEIETLIEQRIEARKNRDFQLSDQIRDQLKDMNIILEDTPQGTRWKRG, from the coding sequence ATGACTATTCAAATTTATAATACACTAACTAGAAAAAAAGAAGAATTTGTCCCCATAGAACCAGGGAAAATTAAAATGTATGTCTGTGGCCCGACAGTTTATAACTATATTCATATTGGTAATGCTCGACCAGCGATTGTTTTTGATACAGTCCGGAGATATTTTGAATTTAGAGGATTTGATGTTCAGTTTATTTCTAACTTTACCGACGTAGACGACAAATTAATTAAAGCAGCAAAAACATTAGGTGAAGATGTTCCAACGATTGCTAACCGCTTTATAGATGCTTACTTTGAAGATGTTTCCGCTTTGGGGTGCAAGCAGGCAAATGTTCACCCGCGTGTTACTGAGAACATGGACATTATTATCGATTTTATTTCTGAGTTAGTGGATAAAGGATTTGCTTATGAATCAGCAGGTGATGTTTATTTTCGAACAAGGAAGTTTGAAGGCTACGGGAAGTTGTCGCATCAATCAATTGATGAGTTAAAGGTTGGAGCCAGGATTGATGTTGGGGAAAAGAAGCAAGATGATTTAGATTTTGCACTATGGAAAGCGGCCAAGGCAGGCGAAATTGCTTGGGAAAGTCCGTGGGGTATGGGCCGTCCTGGTTGGCATATCGAATGCTCAGCGATGGCAAAAAAATATTTAGGTGATACGATCGATATTCACGCTGGTGGACAGGATTTGACTTTTCCACATCACGAAAATGAGATTGCTCAATCAGAAGCATTAAGTGGGAAACCTTTTGCAAGATATTGGATGCATAACGGTTATATTAATATTGATAACGAAAAGATGTCGAAGTCGCTTGGCAATTTCGTATTAGTTCACGATATTATTAAAAAACATGCTCCGGAAGTGGTTCGCTTCTTTATGCTTTCTGTCCATTATCGGAATCCAATTAATTATAGTGATGAGTTATTAGAAAATACAAAAGCAGCTTTAGAGAGATTGAAAACCTCATATCAGAATTTGAAACATCGAATTGATGCTAGTACTAATTTAACGGAAAATGATCAGGAATGGATTGGTAAAATCAGCGATCTCCAGGGTGAATTTATTCGTGAAATGGATGATGATATTAATACTGCAAACGGCATTTCTGTCTTGTTTGAACTCTCAAAACAGGCAAATTATTACTTGTTGGAGAAAAATACATCTACAGAAGTAATCAACGCTTTTACGTCCTTATTTGAAAAGCTTTTTGGAGTATTGGGGCTTTCACTTGAAAATCAAGAATTGTTAGATATAGAAATTGAAACGTTAATTGAACAGCGGATTGAAGCAAGAAAAAATCGAGATTTCCAGCTGTCGGATCAAATTCGTGATCAATTAAAGGATATGAATATTATCTTAGAGGACACTCCGCAAGGAACTAGATGGAAAAGGGGTTAA
- a CDS encoding Mini-ribonuclease 3, producing the protein MLQYERVIDEKQLNSLALAYMGDAVFETYVRHHLLQTGKVRPNQLHREATNYVSAKAQAMVAHQFIEEAILSEDEIAVLKRGRNAKSGSVPKNTDVQTYRYSTGFEALIGTLYLSKNEVRLQELVKKAFLIVEEKKGGRM; encoded by the coding sequence ATGCTTCAATATGAACGTGTCATTGATGAAAAACAGTTAAATAGTCTAGCCCTTGCCTATATGGGGGATGCTGTATTTGAAACGTACGTTCGTCATCATCTGTTGCAAACTGGTAAGGTCAGGCCGAATCAATTGCATAGAGAAGCGACCAACTATGTATCTGCTAAAGCACAGGCAATGGTCGCTCATCAATTTATCGAGGAAGCAATCCTTAGTGAAGATGAGATTGCTGTGTTAAAAAGAGGGCGAAATGCGAAATCCGGGAGTGTGCCCAAGAACACAGATGTGCAAACATATCGATACAGTACAGGATTTGAGGCATTAATTGGAACTTTATATTTATCCAAGAATGAAGTTCGGTTACAAGAATTAGTTAAGAAGGCTTTTCTTATTGTAGAAGAAAAGAAAGGAGGACGCATGTGA
- the rlmB gene encoding 23S rRNA (guanosine(2251)-2'-O)-methyltransferase RlmB, translating into MNSDYIIGKNPVIEALKANRDINKIFIAEGSQGGQMQQVTKLAKENNVLVQLVPKKKIDQMSEGNHQGVIAAVAAYQYAELDDLFAAADKKNEPPFFLLLDEIEDPHNLGSIMRTADAVGAHGIIIPKRRAVGLTSTVAKSSTGAIEYVPVVRITNMARTIDDLKDRGVWIAGTDAEGSEDYRSFDGSMPLGLVIGSEGKGMGRLIREKCDFLINLPMAGHVTSLNASVAAAILMYEVYRKRHALGE; encoded by the coding sequence ATGAATTCAGATTACATTATTGGGAAAAACCCGGTCATTGAGGCACTTAAAGCAAACCGAGATATTAATAAAATTTTCATTGCAGAAGGTTCTCAAGGTGGGCAAATGCAACAGGTGACCAAATTAGCTAAAGAAAATAATGTGTTGGTACAACTTGTTCCAAAGAAGAAGATAGATCAAATGTCAGAAGGGAATCATCAAGGGGTTATTGCTGCGGTTGCTGCTTATCAATATGCTGAATTGGATGATTTGTTTGCTGCGGCAGATAAGAAAAATGAACCTCCTTTCTTTTTGCTTTTAGATGAAATTGAAGATCCACACAATTTAGGTTCAATTATGAGAACGGCTGATGCTGTTGGTGCACATGGTATTATTATTCCGAAACGGAGAGCAGTTGGGTTAACCTCTACAGTAGCCAAATCCTCTACCGGAGCCATCGAATATGTTCCTGTCGTACGGATCACTAATATGGCTCGAACGATCGACGATCTAAAAGACCGTGGGGTTTGGATTGCTGGAACGGATGCAGAGGGAAGCGAAGATTATCGTTCTTTCGACGGAAGTATGCCATTAGGTCTAGTAATTGGCAGTGAAGGGAAAGGGATGGGGCGGCTAATCCGTGAGAAATGTGACTTTTTGATTAATTTACCAATGGCCGGTCACGTTACATCACTAAATGCCTCTGTTGCTGCGGCGATCCTCATGTATGAGGTTTATCGAAAAAGACACGCTCTAGGGGAATGA
- a CDS encoding NYN domain-containing protein: MDILIVDGYNIIGAWPELIALKKKDLGAARDSLVEKMAEYQAYTGFQVIVVFDAHYVQGIEKKYNNYKVEVIFTKENESADERIEKLASSLNNRRTQIHVATSDLTEQWVIFGQGALRKSARELLNEMTTIQKKIETSVRNFHEKKPVSKIPLSDEISKIFEKWRRER; encoded by the coding sequence ATGGACATCCTGATAGTGGACGGATATAACATTATTGGAGCTTGGCCAGAATTAATCGCCTTGAAAAAAAAGGACTTAGGTGCGGCTAGAGATTCTTTAGTGGAGAAAATGGCAGAATATCAAGCTTATACGGGATTTCAAGTGATTGTCGTTTTTGATGCCCATTATGTACAGGGAATCGAAAAAAAATACAATAATTATAAGGTTGAAGTCATTTTCACAAAAGAAAATGAATCTGCTGACGAAAGAATTGAGAAACTAGCGAGCAGCTTAAACAACCGTAGGACACAAATACATGTTGCCACCTCTGATTTAACAGAACAATGGGTTATTTTTGGTCAAGGGGCTTTAAGAAAGTCAGCAAGAGAACTGCTTAATGAAATGACCACGATACAGAAAAAAATTGAAACAAGTGTTAGGAATTTTCATGAAAAAAAACCAGTTTCTAAAATTCCTCTAAGTGACGAAATATCCAAAATTTTCGAAAAATGGCGCCGAGAACGATGA
- the sigH gene encoding RNA polymerase sporulation sigma factor SigH, with translation MSTDFSTRNNERYLQLQDEELVELVHNGESDALDYLIHKYRNFVRAKARSYFLIGADKEDIVQEGMIGLYKAIRDYREEKMTSFKAFAELCITRQIITAIKTATRQKHIPLNSYVSLDKPIYDEESDRTLMDVLSGAKVLDPEELIINQEEFDHIEIKMKELLSDLERKVLALYLDGQSYQEISEELNRHVKSIDNALQRVKRKLERYLEIREFSI, from the coding sequence ATGAGTACGGACTTCAGCACAAGAAATAATGAGCGGTATTTACAGCTTCAGGATGAAGAATTGGTCGAATTAGTGCACAATGGTGAGAGTGATGCACTAGATTACCTCATCCATAAATATCGAAATTTTGTACGGGCAAAAGCAAGATCCTATTTTTTAATTGGCGCTGATAAAGAGGATATTGTCCAAGAGGGAATGATTGGTTTGTATAAAGCCATTCGTGATTACCGTGAAGAAAAAATGACTTCCTTTAAAGCGTTTGCAGAATTATGTATTACAAGACAGATTATCACAGCGATAAAAACCGCCACCAGGCAAAAGCACATACCTTTGAATTCATATGTTTCATTGGATAAACCAATCTATGATGAAGAGTCAGATCGAACTTTAATGGACGTTCTTTCTGGGGCAAAAGTATTGGATCCAGAAGAACTGATAATTAACCAAGAGGAATTTGATCATATTGAGATTAAGATGAAAGAGCTATTAAGCGATCTTGAAAGAAAAGTTCTCGCATTATACTTGGACGGGCAATCATACCAGGAAATTTCTGAGGAACTAAATCGTCACGTGAAGTCAATCGATAATGCTCTCCAACGTGTGAAAAGGAAACTAGAAAGATATTTGGAGATTCGCGAGTTTTCGATTTGA
- the rpmG gene encoding 50S ribosomal protein L33, with the protein MQKKVILACVSCGSRNYTTINNKETQVRLELKKFCKTCGIHTIHQETK; encoded by the coding sequence ATGCAGAAAAAAGTAATATTGGCTTGTGTGAGCTGTGGTTCGCGAAACTATACAACAATTAACAACAAAGAAACGCAAGTAAGACTCGAATTAAAGAAATTTTGTAAAACGTGTGGTATTCATACAATCCATCAGGAAACTAAATAA
- the secE gene encoding preprotein translocase subunit SecE gives MQRITKFFRDVVRETKKVSWPKRKELTRYTITVLSTVTFFALFFAALDYGISELIRLILE, from the coding sequence ATGCAACGCATAACTAAATTCTTCCGTGATGTAGTTCGTGAAACAAAAAAGGTCAGCTGGCCAAAACGTAAGGAATTAACCCGTTATACGATTACGGTTTTATCAACGGTTACATTTTTTGCACTCTTTTTTGCAGCGCTTGACTATGGAATTTCTGAATTGATTCGCTTAATTCTTGAATAA
- the nusG gene encoding transcription termination/antitermination protein NusG gives MEKNWYVVHTYSGYENKVKANLEKRVESMGMADLIFRVIVPEEEETDFKNGKKKVVKRKVFPGYVLVEIVMTDDSWYVVRNTPGVTGFVGSSGSGSKPTPLLDEEVVVILKRMGVEETRIDINFELGETVRVKEGPFANFTGSIEEIEKDKSKLKVLVNMFGRDTPVELDFTQIEKL, from the coding sequence ATGGAAAAGAACTGGTATGTTGTTCATACTTACTCTGGTTATGAGAATAAAGTGAAGGCGAACTTAGAAAAGCGCGTTGAGTCCATGGGAATGGCAGACTTAATCTTTCGTGTAATTGTGCCTGAAGAAGAAGAAACGGATTTTAAAAATGGTAAGAAAAAAGTGGTAAAACGCAAAGTGTTCCCAGGCTATGTTCTTGTGGAAATTGTGATGACGGATGATTCTTGGTATGTTGTCCGCAATACACCTGGAGTTACAGGTTTTGTAGGTTCATCAGGATCAGGCTCGAAGCCGACTCCATTACTTGATGAAGAAGTTGTTGTAATTTTAAAACGGATGGGTGTCGAAGAGACTCGGATTGACATTAACTTTGAACTAGGAGAAACGGTTCGTGTTAAGGAAGGTCCATTTGCAAACTTTACGGGATCTATTGAAGAGATTGAAAAAGACAAGTCAAAATTAAAAGTACTTGTTAATATGTTCGGTCGGGATACGCCTGTGGAGCTTGATTTTACACAGATTGAAAAATTATAA